A stretch of DNA from Betaproteobacteria bacterium:
CGGCCAAGGATGAACCGGGTCCCGAGGACCTGTACGCCACCGGCAGCATCGCGAACATCCTGCAGATGCTGAAGCTCCCCGACGGCACCGTGAAAGTGCTGGTGGAAGGCGCCCAGCGCGCCCGGGTGCAAGAAGTGGTCGATGCACGCACGCATTTCACCGCCTCGGTCGTGCCGGTTGCGCTCGAAGCTGCCCAGAGCACCGAGGTGGAGGCGATGCGGCGCGCGATGCTTGCGCAGTTCGATCAGTACGTGAAGCTCAACAAGAAGATTCCGCCCGAAATTCTCACCTCCCTGTCGGGCATCGACGACGCCGGACGGCTCGCCGACACGATCGTTGCGCACCTTCCGCTCAAGCTCGAGCAGAAGCAGGAAGCGCTCGAGATCTTCGATGTGCGCAAGCGCCTCGAGCATCTGCTTGGATTGATCGAGGGCGAGCTCGACATCCTGCAGGTGGAAAAGCGCATCCGCGGGCGCGTCAAGCGCCAGATGGAGAAGAGCCAGCGCGAGTACTACCTGAACGAGCAGGTGAAGGCGATCCAGAAGGAGCTGGGCGAGCTCGAGGAAGGCGCGGACTTAGACGAGGTCGACAAGAAGATCAAGAAGTCCGGCATGCCGAAGGATGCGCGCACCAAGGCCGAGGCGGAGCTGCGCAAGCTGCGGCTGATGTCGCCGATGTCGGCCGAGGCCACCGTGGTGCGCAATTACATCGACGCGCTCGTGTCGCTGCCGTGGCGCAAGAAGAGCAAGATCAGCAAGGACCTGAAGGCCGCCGAGGGCGTGCTGGAGACGGATCATTACGGGCTGGAGAAGGTGAAGGAGCGCATCCTCGAGTACCTCGCGGTCCAGCAGCGCGTGGACAAGGTGAAGGCGCCGATCCTGTGCCTGGTCGGTGCACCCGGCGTGGGCAAGACCTCGCTCGGCCAATCGATCGCGCGCGCGACCAATCGCAAGTTCGTGCGCATGTCGCTCGGCGGCGTGCGCGACGAAGCGGAAATCCGCGGCCACCGGCGCACTTACATCGGTTCGATGCCGGGCAAGATCCTGCAGAACATGTCGAAAGTGGGCGTGCGCAATCCGCTCTTCCTGCTCGACGAGGTCGACAAGATGGGCATGGATTTCCGCGGCGATCCGGCCTCGGCGCTGCTCGAAGTGCTCGATCCGGAGCAGAACCATACCTTCGTCGATCACTACGTCGAGGTCGAATACGATCTTTCGGACGTAATGTTCGTCGCGACGGCGAACACGCTCAACATCCCGGCGGCGCTGC
This window harbors:
- a CDS encoding endopeptidase La, with translation MPETEPTSPLVLPLLPLRDVVVFPHMVIPLFVGRPKSIKALEAAMEAGKSIMLIAQKSAAKDEPGPEDLYATGSIANILQMLKLPDGTVKVLVEGAQRARVQEVVDARTHFTASVVPVALEAAQSTEVEAMRRAMLAQFDQYVKLNKKIPPEILTSLSGIDDAGRLADTIVAHLPLKLEQKQEALEIFDVRKRLEHLLGLIEGELDILQVEKRIRGRVKRQMEKSQREYYLNEQVKAIQKELGELEEGADLDEVDKKIKKSGMPKDARTKAEAELRKLRLMSPMSAEATVVRNYIDALVSLPWRKKSKISKDLKAAEGVLETDHYGLEKVKERILEYLAVQQRVDKVKAPILCLVGAPGVGKTSLGQSIARATNRKFVRMSLGGVRDEAEIRGHRRTYIGSMPGKILQNMSKVGVRNPLFLLDEVDKMGMDFRGDPASALLEVLDPEQNHTFVDHYVEVEYDLSDVMFVATANTLNIPAALLDRMEVIRLSGYTEDEKVNIAQRYLLPKQMKNHGLEQEEMTVSESSIRDIVRYYTREAGVRAMEREISKICRKVVKSLLLKQERNDKVTVTSRNIEKQLGVRRFTYGRAEKNNQIGQVTGLAWTEVGGELLTIETVVMPGKGKTITTGKLGEVMQESVQAALSVVRNRSRKLGIEPDFYQKNDIHIHLPEGATPKDGPSAGTGICTALVSVFTGIPVRADVAMTGEITLRGEVLPIGGLKEKLLAAHRGGIKTVLIPEENTKDLAEIPDNIKNRLDIHPVKWIDQVLELALERVPAAIAESESKDVAPIPAASDQDNAVMKH